A segment of the Atribacteraceae bacterium genome:
GACCGGCGCAAAGGGCATCTACTCCGCCGGGATAACGCTGGCCGTTGATGATTCCCGACTGATTGCCTGGTTGGCCGAGGCCTCCCTTCATATCCGGGCCAACGGCTCGGCCCCGCTCAAAGATCTGCTCGACAGCCCGGGCTTCTTCCCTTTTCGGATCAAGCCGATTCACGCCGAAAGCCTGGTGGCTGCGTCATCCAGACTCGACATTCTCCGCCACGGTTTGGATGACGAGCTTGTCATGCTCCGGAACGAGACGACGAAAGGAGGCGCACCATGACTGTCTTCCGGCGCGCCTCTCAGGCCAATCCGCTTTCTGGCGAACCCGGTCACGAACCCGGTCAACAACCGACCTTTATTGCCTTTTCTGAAGGCACTTTGCTTGAATCGGACAAGGTCCCTATTGCCGAGATCGCCGAGCTCGCTCTTCGGGAAGGCCAGTGCCCCAATCCGATCTATCGGATCCATCGCTGGTTCGCACGGCGGTTTGGCTCTCAACTGTGTACTTGGGTGTGGAGGCGCTTGGGTGGTTGTGGATTGATAAAAAACATTAAACTATAGGAGGAAGGCCGATGATCAGGGAAATCCCAGACAGTGAATTCAAAGGACGGATGGTTCGTATTCAGGAGAAGCTGAGCGAGAATGACTTTGATGCTTACCTGGTCCATTCCAACGAGGCCGACCAGGCCTCCGTTCGCTATTTGAGCGATCATTGGCCGATATTTGAAACGGCCGGGGTGATCGTGCCCCGGGAGGGTGAGCCGATTCTGCTCATCGGTCCGGAGGCTGAACCGTTTGCCCGGCAACGCAGTAAAATACCGAAAATCCGCAAAATGCTGGCCTACCGCGAGTCGGCGGAACCGGACTACCCGGATATCCCGATAGCGACTTTTCGGGATATCTTTGATGAGATTTCCAGCGGAAAAGGGATCAAGCGTCTGGCTTTGGGAGACTACGCTATCTTGCCCCAGCCGGTGGTGGACGGGGTAAAGGAAGCGCTGGGGCGGGGAGGGGAAATCGTCCGGGCGGAATGGATTATCAGTAACCTGCGGATGGTCAAGTCCGCCAATGAGATCGCCCTGATGCAAGAGGCGCACCGGATAAGCGAACTGGCCCTGGAAAGCCTCCTCCAGACGATGAAGCCAGGTATGACCGAGAAAGAAGTCGTTGGTCTCCTGATGGGGTTCCTCTATCAGCACGGGGCGGAATGTGAAGCGTTTCCCAACTACGTGTTCGCCGGACAAAAAACCAGGAACGCTATCGGACGACCGACCTATGACCGGATCGAATCAGGCCAACTCATCCAACTGTGCATTGGGGCCCGGTTTGGGGGATACGCCTCGTCGGTGGGGCGGCCGGTGATCTTCGGAAAAATGCCTGAGGAAATGAAAAAACGGGTCCAGTTCGGACTTGACGCTCATCTCCAAACCTATGAATGGATCCGGGAAGGTGTTGTCGCTAAGGATATCGCCAATAAGTTTTACCGGTATTACGAAGATCATGGATATGCCCGGTGTTTCCTGTACGGTCCCTGTCATGGAGCGGGGATCATCGAAGTGGAAAAACCCTGGGTGGAAACCACTTCCCACTATCCCCTGCAGGTGAACATGGCTTTCATGGCGGATACCTTCTTTACCTGTGCGGACTATGGATTTCGTTGGGAAGATGGTTTTCGGGTCACCCCGGAGGGGTGTGAGGTGTTTTCCCGGGTGCGCAGCGAGATTATCGAACTGTAGCCATTCTCCAATTACTTTGGGAAAAAGAGTATCGATTCTGCGGAAGGATAAGCTGGAGGAGAGGATTGAAGAGCAGGTCTGGGGTTTTTTCCAAAGGAATTGGGAAAGCAGAAAACCGGTCAAGAGTCTCGGATGATTAAACGTGGAGAAACCCA
Coding sequences within it:
- a CDS encoding Xaa-Pro peptidase family protein produces the protein MIREIPDSEFKGRMVRIQEKLSENDFDAYLVHSNEADQASVRYLSDHWPIFETAGVIVPREGEPILLIGPEAEPFARQRSKIPKIRKMLAYRESAEPDYPDIPIATFRDIFDEISSGKGIKRLALGDYAILPQPVVDGVKEALGRGGEIVRAEWIISNLRMVKSANEIALMQEAHRISELALESLLQTMKPGMTEKEVVGLLMGFLYQHGAECEAFPNYVFAGQKTRNAIGRPTYDRIESGQLIQLCIGARFGGYASSVGRPVIFGKMPEEMKKRVQFGLDAHLQTYEWIREGVVAKDIANKFYRYYEDHGYARCFLYGPCHGAGIIEVEKPWVETTSHYPLQVNMAFMADTFFTCADYGFRWEDGFRVTPEGCEVFSRVRSEIIEL